One Podarcis muralis chromosome 1, rPodMur119.hap1.1, whole genome shotgun sequence genomic window carries:
- the LOC114584336 gene encoding olfactory receptor 10T2-like: MNKGNDSSVTEFLLLGFSVFGKKPTLLFLGFSLIYGTILVFNLTIMSVILFDRTLHSPMYFLLFTFSASETCITFATIPKLLVTLVTGSQSISFVGCAMQMFFFSVFAANNCCLLAAMAYDRYVAICCPLQYQVLMNKRICTQMVAASFVTGCIIALSINTLIFRLPFCGPNGIRHFFCDLLPVLRLACIDELVLHLTNIAIIILCAIVLLGTVLLMFVSYFYIISAILRIPSSVGRQKAFSTCASHLTVVITHFGCASFVYLRPKSSSSLDQDTLISVTYVFLTPLLNPVIYTLRNRGVKIAIKKLLAHSFRSQKL, encoded by the coding sequence ATGAATAAGGGAAATGACAGCTCAGTGACTGAATTTCTCTTGCTGGGCTTTTCTGTCTTTGGAAAGAAACCAACTCTACTCTTCCTAGGTTTCTCTCTTATATATGGCACGATCCTGGTCTTCAACCTCACCATCATGTCTGTCATCCTGTTCGACCGGACTTTACACAGCCCCATGTACTTTCTACTCTTTACATTCTCCGCATCAGAAACCTGCATCACATTTGCAACCATCCCCAAGTTGCTGGTGACCCTGGTGACAGGCAGTCAATCCATTTCCTTTGTTGGGTGTGCCATGCAGATGTTCTTCTTTTCTGTATTTGCAGCAAACAATTGTTGCCTGCTTGCTGCTATGGCTTACGATCGGTATGTGGCAATATGCTGCCCACTTCAGTATCAGGTACTGATGAACAAAAGAATTTGTACCCAAATGGTAGCAGCTTCATTTGTAACTGGATGTATCATAGCACTGAGTATTAATACTCTCATTTTCAGGTTGCCCTTCTGTGGGCCAAATGGAATCAGGCATTTCTTTTGTGATCTCCTACCTGTGCTGAGGCTGGCTTGCATTGATGAATTGGTCTTGCACTTGACTAACATTGCAATCATTATTTTGTGTGCCATTGTTTTGCTGGGCACAGTCTTACTGATGTTTGTCTCATACTTTTACATCATTTCTGCCATCCTAAGGATCCCCTCCAGTGTAGGAAGGCAGAAAGCCTTCTCCACGTGTGCCTCCCACCTCACAGTGGTGATAACACACTTTGGGTGTGCATCCTTTGTGTATTTGAGACCCAAGTCTTCCTCATCGCTAGATCAGGATACATTGATCTCAGTGACTTATGTCTTTCTAACCCCTCTACTGAACCCTGTGATTTATACCTTAAGAAACAGGGGCGTTAAAATAGCCATAAAGAAATTACTAGCGCACTCATTCCGTTCTCAGAAACTGTGA